The nucleotide window GCCGACATGATGGCCGTGATGAACGAAGGAAAGATCGTCGAGTTCGGCCCCGCCGAAGCGATCTACGCCGACCCGAAAGAAGAATACACACGCAAGCTCATCAACGCCACGCCGCGCGACGACCTCGAGCACATTAACCAGCGACAAGCCGAACGCCAAGAGGCCAAAGCGGCTCGTCTGAAGTCGGTGGCAGCGGTTTAGGACCGAGTCGTCTAATTCTTCCCAGGCTGGTGCCGCAGATAGGCCCACAGCCCATAGGCGAAGATTGCCATGCCGAGAACCAACGTCCCTATTCCGGCCGACGCCAGCCACGATGTGGTGTAGGGGCTCAGATAGTTCGTCGACAGCATGAAGAACCCCAAAGCCGCAATCCCGCCGCCAACCAGGGTGAACTTCCAGTGGTGATAAGTGTTGACGTTCATGGTGGACCTCACTTTCAAATGGAGTTCGATCTACTTCTAGTTTACCTCGAAAACCGGTATGAAATCAGCCTCTGGCGACCAATAAAGTACATAGCAGCAACTTCTCGCCCAGCTTCGGGTTCACCTGTGCGGCCTGGTCGTTCAGTTGAGCGATTGTTGGCTCCCAAAAGCCCTGCTGGACACTAAAGTCGTCCGGGCGAGGGTCGGCTGCATCGAATGCATCCAGACGTGACGAACCCGACTGGGCATCCAGCAGCAGATCGGCCAGTTCCTCGAAGTCGTGCTCGGTAATGTTTGCAATACGATGACGCAAACCTATGGCCAACAGGCCAAGCTGCGTAAAAGATCGATCGTCCAGGCTGGTTGTCTGGCCGAGCCGATGGGTAAAGTACCGTGCTAAGGCTTCGTCATAGTCGGGTCCGATCCTGGCCGCACTGGCCACCGAGATCGCCACATCGCAGCCCCAGGCTTCGTGCCATGCCTTCTTCTGCCGCATGAGCAAGGCACACGCAAATAGCCGCGTGACGAAACCCCTTTCGCCTGAAGGGCCAGGCCGGAACGGGGGCGGATTGGGCTTATCCGGGTCACTCCAACGTGTCAAACAAAGGACTTCGTCCAACTGAACATCAAACGTCTCAGGGATCTCGCCGCGATCTCGAATGACTCGCAGATGCTCGTACATTTCCTCCCATCGGTGACCGTAATCTGCCATGGCGATGTCCTTCAGCATGTCGTTGTCGACAGCCGGACGAAGGATCTCGAACAGGCGATCTTCGGACGGCGGAAAGGCTTTCAAAATGGCTTCAGGCAGACTCATCGATGGCCAACGGTGGGAAACTACTGCGAGACAGAAAGGTTCCCCCGAAAGATAAAGTAAACCGCCCCGCAAATACACAGCCCAGCCCACAGAAAATCGAGCCGTAGCGGCTGCTTCATGTAGTAGATCGCGAAGGGGATGAAGACCGTCAGTGTGATCGCTTCCTGTAGGATCTTGAGCTGCCCCAGGTCCATCCGCTGAAAACCAATCCGGTTGGCAGGCACCTGAATCAAGTACTCGAAAAAGGCGATCCCCCAGCTGACCAGTACGGCGATAATCCATGGCTTCGCCGACAGATCCTTCAGATGTGCGTACCAGGCAAACGTCATGAAAATGTTCGAGAGCCCCAGCAAAAACGCGGTCGTCAGGATGGTCGACATCGATCGAAACCTTTCTTGGTAAGCAATTCCATGGATCGGAAAGTGGAATTATGGCAACGGCCCACAGGCCTGACGATGGCAAGTGGTGGCGATTCGACCGAATTTCAGCCGCCGCGGCCCCAGGGAGCATCGCTCAGCCAAAGGGTTGCCTGCTATACTGGGTGCATTCTGCAGAGAACCCCCTATGCCGCATTGGTACGACGTCACAGCCTGGAACGAGCGATTCGGTAACGATTCGCAAACCGTCCATTCCCTCCGCAAATTTCGTACGCGGTGGCTGAAGCAGGGATGGGCTTTCGAAGAAGCTCTCGCGGAGGTCTCCCCCAATGTGGCGGAGACGCTACGCTCCGAGATCGAGCCCCACCCGCTGACCCTGGCCGAGCGTCTCGATTCCGGACTCGACGGGGCAACGAAGCTTCTCTTTCGTACTGACGAAGGACTGATGATCGAGTCGGTCATCCTGCGGGCCGGGACCGGCCGGACATCGCTGTGCATTTCATCCCAGATCGGCTGCGCGGCCGCATGTCGCTTTTGTGCCACGGGGCAGATGGGAATTGCCCGGAATCTTTCGTCGGCCCAAATTCTCGACCAGGTCGTTCAGGCCAATCAGCTACTACGCGCAGAAGACCGCCGCGTCCGGAATATCGTCTTCATGGGGATGGGAGAACCGCTCCATAACCCGGCGAATCTCCACGAAGTGATCTCCGCCCTGACATCCCCCCTGTTATTCGACTACTCGCAGCAGCGACTGCTCGTGTCGACCGTGGGCATCCCCGATGAAATGCTACGTCTCGACGAGCGATTCCCCAGCGTGAATCTGGCCTTAAGCCTGCATAGCGCCGACCAACTAGTCCGACAGGACCTGATTCCACTGGCCAAAAGTGTCTCACTTAGCCGCTTGCAAGAAACACTTTTACAACTTCAACTGAGCGATAAGCGGCGCATCATGATCGAGTACCTGATGCTCGAAGATCAGACCGATCGCCCCGAGGATGCGGAAAAACTGATCGGTTTCCTGAAAAACATCCACGCACATGTGAACTTGATCCCGTACAATTCGATCGATGGTGCCGACCACCTGAAGGGAAGCACACAGGCGGCACGAGATCGTTTTGCAGATCAATTGAAAGCAGCAGGCTTTCCCGTCACGATTCGCTATTCGCTGGGGGCCGATATCGCTGCCGCTTGCGGACAGCTGATTCAGCGAGAGAACCGCGAGATCGCCAAACAGTTGCGAACCAACCCATCCGCCACCTGAAACACGGATCTGAAACCAGGAGGAGCCCCGGAAATGTCCGCACCGATTCAGTGGGAGTACCCGCTTTACCTCATCGCGCATGGGGGCGGTTACACGTCGATTGTCGATCCCCAAGATACCGACGATCAGCCCCAGCATATTCTGACGACTCACTCCAACGAGCAGGTTGCCCTCAACTTCATGCAGCAGTTCGCCATCATCGGTGAACCTCGCCAGTTGAATAACGACCGCGAGTTCCGGTGGTTTCTTAAAAGCTTGAAGCTGCCGGTCACTAAGGTCGCCTACGACCCCGAACCGGTCGAGTTCGACGTCAACGCCAAGTGGATCGCCAAGATCAAAACGCTGTTGGAAGACTACTTAATCGTTGATAATTCTCCCTGGAATTATCCGGTGTACGTCATCAAGCAGCAGGACGGCTACTCCAGTACCATCGGTAACAATGAGGATGGAGAGCCGATTACACTGCTCAATCTGTTTACCGAGGAAGAGAAGGCGAAGAAGTACGCCCAAACGGAAGAAGGTGCCGGCGAGCTGATGACGCTGCACAACATGGAACACGTTCGCGAGATGCTGCTAGGGCTGCGCGAATCGGTTTCCGCCGTGGCGATGGACCCTGTCTACGAGGAAAACGAAAGCAGTTCGCAGTACTGTATTGGCGTCGACGCTCTCTTGGATAAGTACCTGGTTCTCGATCAGTAGCACGGCCAGTTACCTCACGCAGGGATGCACAGCATGGGCGAGAACGGCTTCCTACCGTACTTGATGTTCTTCGGCGGGCTGATTTTACTCATCTGGATTCTGATGCGCCGTAACTGGCGCGGACAGATGAAAGCGAAGAAGGATCGCGGCAAGGATAGCTATCTCGTTTCCAATCCCCGCCCGCAAACCAAAGAGTGGACCATGTCCGGCGGGCCTGCCGAGCTGAACAAATGGCAGGTCGAAATGCTCGAAAGAACACGGGAACTTCAAGCCGAAGTCGACACCAAATTATTGATCCTGCAGCGCACCCTGCTGAAGATCGAAGCCGCCCACCTCCCGCCAGAAGATCGCCATGCCGTTCAAGAGACGATCACCGAAAGCCGCCAGCTAGTCGACCAAGGGCCCCCCAAGTTCAGCGCCGTCTCCGAGCTTCTCTGCGACGACGTCAAACGAGCCGAGATCTACGCCCTCGCTGACGAAGGGCAATCCCAGGCCGAAATCGCCCAGCAAATGAACCTCGATCCGTATGCGATCGAGATGATCCTCAACCTTCGCGATGCCTAAAAAGAAAGACTATCCGGTGGATTACCGAATAGTCCTTCTGAAAACTGAAAACTTCAAGCTAATTAGTGAATCCGCTGACCTGGCTTCGCGCCTTCGTCAGGGGTGAGCAGGAAGACTTCTTCGCCGCCTGGGCCGCTGGCACAGACCATACCTTCGCTGAGGCCGAACTTCATCTGGCGCGGCTTCAAGTTGGCGACCATCACCACCAACCGGCCGACCAGGTCTTCCGGATTATAGGCGGCCTTGATACCGGCGAAGACCTGCTTGCGATGATCGCCACCCAGGCTCAGGGTTAGCTTTAACAGCTTGCGAGCTTCCGGCACTTGCTCGGCCGAAAGGACACGAGCCACACGCAGGTCGACCTTCACGAAGTCGTCGATCGTACACTCTTCGGCCATGGGCTCGTCGACCATGGGCTGGGCACTGTCGTTGAACTTCGCCGCAGTCTCGTCGGCCTGGCTGGCCTCGGCTGGAGCTTCGGCGGCTGCTTCTTCCTTGCTATCGTCGATCATGGCTTTCACCTTGTCTGCTTCTACACGTTTCATCAAGTGATTGAATTTATTCACCGCGGACCCGGTCAGCGGCGTCTTGGCTTGATCCCAACTGGTGATCGGATCGTTGAGTAGTTCGCCAGTCTGCTCGGCCAACTTCGGCAGCACCGGCGACAGGTACACAACGATCTGCCGGAACAAGTTCAGGCCGACCGTGCACACGTCTTGTAGCTGCTGAGCGTTGGCGGGATCTTTGCGAAGCTCCCACGGCTTGTTCGCTTCAATGAACGGATTCGCCGCGTCGGCCAGCTCCAAGATCAACCGCATGGCCTTGTTCAGATCGCAGTCCTCGTAGGCCTTGGCGATCTGATCGCCAGCGGCAACACCTTTCTCGAACAAGCCTCCGTCGTCAGGGTACTCGGCCGAAAGACCAGTCGCCTCGACAAACTTAGCCGTCCGCGATGCCAGGTTCACCACCTTACCAACCAGGTCCGAGTTGATCTTGTCGGCGAACTCCTCAAGGTTCATGTCGAGGTCGTCCAGTCTTGGCCCCAGCTTCGAGGCATAGAAGTAACGCAGGTAGGCCGGGTCCAAGTGCTTTAGATACGTCGCCGCTTTGACGAACGTTCCGTCACTCTTGGACATCTTCTTACCATCGACCGTCAAAAAGCCGTGGATATGGACCTTGTTCGGCAGGTTATAGCCTGCCGTCTTGAGCATGCCGGGCCAGAACAGCGTATGGAAGTAGGTGATGTCCTTGCCGATGAAGTGATGCACTTCCGTCTCGGGATTCTTCCACCATTTGGCCAGGTCTTCGCCGTTGGCCTTGCACCACTGCCACGTGGAAGCGATGTAACCGATCGGAGCGT belongs to Blastopirellula marina and includes:
- a CDS encoding DMT family protein; the protein is MSTILTTAFLLGLSNIFMTFAWYAHLKDLSAKPWIIAVLVSWGIAFFEYLIQVPANRIGFQRMDLGQLKILQEAITLTVFIPFAIYYMKQPLRLDFLWAGLCICGAVYFIFRGNLSVSQ
- the rlmN gene encoding 23S rRNA (adenine(2503)-C(2))-methyltransferase RlmN, coding for MPHWYDVTAWNERFGNDSQTVHSLRKFRTRWLKQGWAFEEALAEVSPNVAETLRSEIEPHPLTLAERLDSGLDGATKLLFRTDEGLMIESVILRAGTGRTSLCISSQIGCAAACRFCATGQMGIARNLSSAQILDQVVQANQLLRAEDRRVRNIVFMGMGEPLHNPANLHEVISALTSPLLFDYSQQRLLVSTVGIPDEMLRLDERFPSVNLALSLHSADQLVRQDLIPLAKSVSLSRLQETLLQLQLSDKRRIMIEYLMLEDQTDRPEDAEKLIGFLKNIHAHVNLIPYNSIDGADHLKGSTQAARDRFADQLKAAGFPVTIRYSLGADIAAACGQLIQRENREIAKQLRTNPSAT
- the metG gene encoding methionine--tRNA ligase, which produces MPRRILVTSALPYANGPIHIGHLVEYIQTDIWVRFQKLSGNDCRYFCADDTHGTAIMISAQKNGVTEEEFIAKMSEEHQQDFGGFGIEFDNYGSTHSDENRALCGEFWQSLRDADLVVEKDVHQLFDPEKKTFLADRFVRGTCPKCKSENQPGDNCSKCGAAYTPADLIDPKSTLSGATPELKTAKHLFVHLEKLHDFLNDWTQSGQHLQEEVANYLKGHFLHDELRDWDVSRPGPYFGFEIPDSPGDYWYVWFDAPIGYIASTWQWCKANGEDLAKWWKNPETEVHHFIGKDITYFHTLFWPGMLKTAGYNLPNKVHIHGFLTVDGKKMSKSDGTFVKAATYLKHLDPAYLRYFYASKLGPRLDDLDMNLEEFADKINSDLVGKVVNLASRTAKFVEATGLSAEYPDDGGLFEKGVAAGDQIAKAYEDCDLNKAMRLILELADAANPFIEANKPWELRKDPANAQQLQDVCTVGLNLFRQIVVYLSPVLPKLAEQTGELLNDPITSWDQAKTPLTGSAVNKFNHLMKRVEADKVKAMIDDSKEEAAAEAPAEASQADETAAKFNDSAQPMVDEPMAEECTIDDFVKVDLRVARVLSAEQVPEARKLLKLTLSLGGDHRKQVFAGIKAAYNPEDLVGRLVVMVANLKPRQMKFGLSEGMVCASGPGGEEVFLLTPDEGAKPGQRIH